The following proteins are encoded in a genomic region of Gossypium hirsutum isolate 1008001.06 chromosome D05, Gossypium_hirsutum_v2.1, whole genome shotgun sequence:
- the LOC107903915 gene encoding aconitate hydratase, cytoplasmic, with protein MAVSSSASSSLLRAASLYSRTRFFHSSFRNLSPSSPSLLDHQRSLASAAVRSFHCSVPRWSHRLHWRSPFSLRAQIRAVNPVIERLERKFSTMAAEHPFKAVLTSLPKPGGGEFGKFYSLPALNDPRIDKLPYSIRILLESAVRNCDNFQVKEEDVEKIIDWQNTSPKQVEIPFKPARVLLQDFTGVPAVVDLACMRDAMHKLGSDTNKINPLVPVDLVIDHSVQVDVTRSENAVQANMELEFQRNKERFSFLKWGSTAFHNMLVVPPGSGIVHQVNLEYLGRVVFNTNGMLYPDSVVGTDSHTTMIDGLGVAGWGVGGIEAEAAMLGQPMSMVLPGVVGFKLSGKLRNGVTATDLVLTVTQILRKHGVVGKFVEFYGDGMSELSLADRATIANMSPEYGATMGFFPVDHVTLQYLKLTGRSDETVAMIESYLRANKMFVDYNEPQQERVYSSYLELNLAEVEPCISGPKRPHDRVPLREMKSDWNSCLNNKAGFKGFAVPKEAQDKVAKFSFHGQPAELRHGSVVIAAITSCTNTSNPSVMLGAGLVAKKACELGLQVKPWIKTSLAPGSGVVTKYLLQSGLQEYLNKQGFHIVGYGCTTCIGNSGELDESVASAISENDIVASAVLSGNRNFEGRVHALTRANYLASPPLVVAYALAGTVDIDFDKEPIGTGKDGKSVYFKDIWPSTAEIAEAVQSSVLPEMFKSTYEAITKGNPMWNQLSVPSSTMYSWDPNSTYIHEPPYFKNMTMEPPGAHGVKDAYCLLNFGDSITTDHISPAGSIHKDSPAAKFLLDRGVERKDFNSYGSRRGNDEVMARGTFANIRLVNKLLNGEVGPKTVHVPTGEKLYVFDAAMRYKDAGYDTIVLAGAEYGSGSSRDWAAKGPMLLGVKAVIAKSFERIHRSNLVGMGIIPLCFKSGEDADTLGLTGHERYTIDLPSKITDIRPGQDVTVTTDNGKSFTCTVRFDTEVELAYFNNGGILPYVIRNLIKQ; from the exons ATGGCGGTCTCATCTTCAGCTTCTTCCTCTCTCTTAAGAGCAGCGTCTTTATACTCTCGAACTCGGTTCTTTCATTCTTCGTTTCGGAATCTCAGTCCAAGCTCTCCTTCGCTTCTCGATCACCAACGATCTCTTGCCTCCGCCGCCGTTCGTTCCTTCCATTGCTCTGTTCCGCGATGGAGCCACCGACTCCATTGGAGATCTCCTTTTAGCCTTCGTGCTCAGATCAGAGCTGTTAATCCTGTCATCGAACGGCTCGAGAGGAAGTTTTCCACTATGG cTGCTGAACATCCTTTTAAGGCAGTCCTGACCAGTCTTCCAAAGCCAGGTGGTGGCGAGTTTGGAAAGTTCTATAGCTTGCCTGCCCTGAATGATCCAAGGATTG ATAAGCTGCCCTACTCTATCAGAATCCTGCTTGAATCTGCGGTTCGTAACTGTGACAACTTCCAAGTCAAGGAGGAGGATGTTGAGAAAATTATTGATTGGCAAAATACATCACCAAAGCAAGTAGAAATCCCCTTCAAGCCAGCTCGTGTGCTCTTGCAG GATTTCACTGGAGTGCCTGCTGTGGTCGACCTTGCTTGTATGCGTGATGCTATGCACAAGCTTGGCAGTGATACAAACAAGATTAATCCTTTG GTTCCGGTAGATCTTGTCATTGATCATTCAGTTCAAGTTGATGTAACAAGATCAGAAAATGCAGTGCAGGCAAACATGGAACTTGAGTTTCAGAGGAACAAGGAAAGGTTTTCTTTCCTTAAATGGGGATCTACTGCCTTCCATAATATGCTTGTTGTTCCTCCCGGTTCTGGTATTGTGCATCAG gttaatctTGAATATCTTGGACGAGTTGTTTTCAACACCAACGGCATGCTTTACCCTGATAGTGTGGTTGGAACTGATTCCCATACAACTATGATAGATGGTCTTGGAGTAGCTGGCTGGGGAGTTGGTGGTATTGAAGCTGAGGCAGCCATGCTTGGTCAG cCTATGAGCATGGTTTTGCCTGGTGTTGTTGGATTCAAGTTATCTGGAAAATTAAGAAATGGTGTGACAGCTACAGACTTGGTTCTAACTGTGACACAAATACTGAGGAAGCACGGTGTTGTTGGCAAATTCGTTGAGTTTTATG GGGACGGTATGAGTGAACTTTCATTGGCTGACAGGGCTACCATTGCTAATATGTCTCCTGAGTATGGTGCAACCATGGGATTCTTCCCTGTAGACCATGTTACTTTGCAGTATCTGAAATTGACCGGCCGAAGTGATGAAACT GTGGCAATGATAGAATCATATCTCCGTGCAAATAAAATGTTCGTCGACTACAATGAG CCCCAACAAGAAAGAGTGTACTCATCATATCTAGAATTAAACCTTGCTGAAGTTGAACCCTGTATATCAGGACCAAAGAG ACCTCATGATCGGGTTCCTTTGAGAGAAATGAAGAGCGATTGGAATTCTTGTCTTAATAATAAAGCTGGTTTCAAG GGCTTTGCTGTGCCAAAAGAGGCACAGGACAAAGTGGCAAAATTTTCGTTCCACGGACAGCCAGCAGAGCTTAGGCATGGCAGTGTTGTGATTGCTGCTATTACGAGCTGCACCAATACATCAAATCCTAGTGTCATGCTTGGGGCAGGTCTTGTTGCAAAAAAGGCTTGTGAACTTGGTTTACAG GTCAAGCCTTGGATAAAGACAAGTCTTGCACCAGGTTCAGGAGTTGTTACAAAATATTTACTGCAGAG TGGGTTGCAAGAATATTTGAATAAGCAGGGCTTCCATATTGTTGGATATGGCTGCACAACTTGTATTGGAAATTCAGGAGAATTGGATGAATCAGTTGCCTCTGCTATTTCAGAAAACG ACATTGTAGCATCCGCTGTACTTTCTGGGAACCGGAATTTTGAGGGTCGTGTTCATGCCTTAACAAGAGCCAACTACCTTGCTTCACCTCCTTTAGTGGTTGCATATGCCCTTGCTGGCACG GTTGATATTGACTTTGACAAGGAGCCAATTGGAACTGGGAAGGATGGTAAGAGTGTCTATTTCAAGGACATCTGGCCTTCTACTGCAGAAATTGCAGAG GCTGTCCAATCCAGTGTCTTGCCAGAGATGTTCAAAAGTACTTACGAGGCTATTACAAAGGGCAATCCCATGTGGAATCAGCTATCAGTGCCTTCTTCCACTATGTACTCATGGGACCCCAACTCAACCTACATTCATGAGCCTCCATACTTCAAGAACATGACCATGGAGCCTCCTGGAGCCCATGGCGTGAAAGATGCTTACTGCTTATTGAACTTTGGTGACAGTATCACAACAGATCACATTTCTCCTGCAGGAAGCATCCATAAAGACAGTCCTGCTGCAAAATTCCTACTTGACCGTGGGGTGGAGCGCAAGGACTTCAACTCTTATGGAAGTCGTCGCGGTAACGATGAAGTGATGGCACGTGGAACTTTTGCTAACATTCGCCTTGTGAACAAGCTGTTGAATGGGGAAGTTGGCCCAAAAACGGTACATGTCCCTACAGGAGAGAAACTCTATGTATTTGATGCAGCAATG AGGTACAAGGATGCAGGATATGACACCATTGTTTTGGCTGGAGCTGAATATGGAAGTGGTAGCTCCCGAGATTGGGCTGCGAAAGGTCCAATGCTATTG GGAGTAAAAGCAGTAATTGCCAAAAGTTTTGAGAGAATCCATCGAAGTAATTTGGTAGGAATGGGCATCATTCCACTTTGTTTTAAGTCTGGGGAGGACGCCGACACACTAGGTTTAACCGGTCATGAGCGTTATACCATAGATCTCCCAAGCAAAATAACCGATATAAGACCCGGTCAAGATGTGACTGTCACGACGGATAATGGGAAGTCTTTCACCTGCACTGTCCGCTTCGACACTGAG GTTGAATTGGCCTACTTCAACAATGGCGGCATACTTCCATATGTTATTAGAAACTTGATTAAGCAATAA
- the LOC107903916 gene encoding uncharacterized protein: MATTISNQTPKSNPATANEPAKVAEREETKDDEIAVTWREEEPAHYILQIQSLPFLLENLSEPHVAFEAFAACGYKWSLILYRVSENGDVYRESENGDVYLSPYLRIMDIQHLGHNGKIDALIIFFVYHQEMNRYITIQDGKVKRFSANKQESGFSRLMLPPKFIDRLNLKENTCKFGVEVFVVNPEKEKGECCCSILDLHLEENPVTWLIGNFSNLSGLKCFEFRMANSKWELQLYLRGVPEVKRKYLSIYLNLKHSKEVESGNKLHVQLKLRIKSNSPSNPRGGESKYDPTKPRTGNAWFSSSQRCWGFPYFMKLADLKQTPGLIDNDHLTVEAEFSSIYVIQDLAPEPHAANSD, from the exons atgGCTACTACTATCTCGAACCAAACACCCAAATCCAATCCTGCAACAGCAAATGAGCCGGCCAAGGTGGCGGAGCGTGAGGAAACGAAAG ATGATGAAATAGCAGTGACGTGGAGAGAAGAAGAACCCGCACATTACATATTACAAATCCAATCGCTTCCGTTTCTTTTGGAAAACCTTTCAGAACCTCATGTCGCATTTGAAGCATTTGCAGCTTGTGGCTACAAATG GAGTTTGATATTGTACCGGGTATCCGAAAATGGAGATGTCTACCGGGAATCCGAAAATGGAGATGTCTACCTCTCTCCTTACTTACGAATTATGGACATTCAACATCTTGGCCATAATGGGAAGATTGATgctcttataattttttttgtatatcatCAAGAAATGAATCGATACATCACCATTCAAG aTGGGAAAGTGAAACGATTCAGTGCAAATAAGCAAGAAAGTGGATTTTCTCGACTAATGCTTCCCCCTAAATTCATCGATCGGCTGAATCTCAAAGAAAACACCTGCAAATTTGGAGTAGAGGTTTTTGTTGTAAACCCAGAAAAGGAAAAAGGGGAATGTTGTTGTTCCATCCTAGACCTCCACCTTGAAGAAAACCCTGTTACTTGGCTCATCGGCAACTTCTCCAACTTATCTGGACTCAAATGCTTCGAGTTTAGGATGGCGAATTCTAAATG GGAATTACAACTTTATCTCAGAGGTGTTCCGGAGGTGAAGAGAAAATATTTATCCATTTACCTTAACCTAAAACACTCGAAAGAGGTTGAAAGTGGAAACAAATTGCATGTGCAATTGAAGCTGCGAATTAAGTCAAACAGTCCAAGCAATCCCAGAGGAGGTGAATCTAAATACGATCCAACAAAACCCAGAACAG GTAATGCATGGTTTAGCAGTTCTCAGAGGTGTTGGGGGTTCCCGTACTTTATGAAGTTGGCAGATCTAAAACAGACGCCTGGCCTTATTGATAATGACCATTTGACTGTTGAAGCCGAATTTAGTTCCATTTACGTTATCCAAGACCTTGCCCCTGAACCACACGCCGCCAATTCAGACTAA
- the LOC107903914 gene encoding protein S-acyltransferase 11, with amino-acid sequence MAESGKQHLVTAVTEEKGTTCWGCGLGLLLPTLGPAFKCGWCGAITNHNLNKTQNQCLLWRRLRDRCFVSFLFSFMLFVICGGVCAAFPIIFLVSYTSGIVHSVITTILALTTISTFGLSAFQCAGAPPMILWGSYTVVGKGELENYTFCHYCSKPKSPRAHHCRSCGMCILDMDHHCPFIGNCVGAANHRHFIAFLISAIFSTIYVTVMSAYTSFLIWPPLRYKPPEHSTIFSTGLVMLASREGLVALLSSAMELPVRGLVLIYLFIASISVEISLSVLLWQQLCYIYEGRTYLSHLSSREGDHVKEKDCQNLLRFFGCRYSMLRFLPTLRNSRKTHKT; translated from the exons ATGGCTGAATCGGGCAAG CAACATCTTGTAACAGCAGTGACGGAGGAGAAAGGAACAACGTGCTGGGGATGTGGATTGGGACTCCTCCTTCCAACACTCGGACCGGCTTTCAAGTGCGGATGGTGTGGAGCCATTACAAATCATAAcctaaataaaacccaaaaccaatgTCTTCTCTGGAGGCGCTTGCGTGATCGTTGCTTTGTCTCTTTTCTTTTCAGTTTCATGCTCTTTGTCATAT GTGGCGGGGTATGTGCAGCGTTTCCCATTATTTTCTTGGTAAGTTATACCAGCGGGATTGTTCATTCAGTCATAACGACAATCTTGGCATTGACGACCATTTCCACCTTCGGTCTATCGGCATTCCAATGCGCCGGCGCACCTCCGATGATATTGTGGGGAAGCTATACGGTTGTGGGGAAAGGTGAGCTTGAAAACTATACCTTCTGCCATTACTGCTCCAAGCCCAAATCTCCGAGAGCACATCACTGCCGTTCCTGTGGGATGTGTATATTGGATATGGATCATCACTGTCCTTTT ATAGGGAACTGTGTAGGCGCAGCGAATCATCGGCACTTCATAGCTTTTCTAATTTCAGCTATATTCAGCACAATTTACGTAACAGTGATGTCTGCATATACGAGTTTCCTTATATGGCCGCCATTGAGGTACAAACCGCCAGAACACTCGACCATTTTCAGCACGGGTCTGGTGATGTTGGCAAGCAGGGAAGGTCTTGTGGCATTGTTAAGCTCAGCAATGGAACTGCCGGTAAGAGGGTTGGTTTTAATTTATCTTTTCATTGCCAGCATATCGGTGGAGATAAGTTTAAGCGTACTGCTATGGCAGCAACTGTGTTACATATACGAAGGGCGAACATACCTCAGCCATTTGAGTTCACGGGAAGGGGATCATGTGAAAGAAAAAGATTGCCAGAATCTATTGCGCTTCTTCGGGTGTCGGTATTCGATGTTGAGATTCTTGCCCACCCTGCGGAATTCGCGAAAGACACACAAGACGTGA
- the LOC107903913 gene encoding transcriptional adapter ADA2a isoform X1 encodes MGRSRTVSRPTEEDLNQRSKRKKTASGSVDNVELPSAGLGQVPSEAKGPALYHCNYCNKDLSGMVRIKCAVCPDFDLCVECFSVGAEITPHKCNHPYRVMDNLSFPLICPDWNADEEILLLEAIEMYGFGNWAEVAEHVGTKSKSQCIDHCNAIYMNSPCFPLPDLSHVMGKSREELLAMAKGNGLVKKEFTTHGELTLKQESPAGAKVKYETPRKEDPAHQSSSSLTGEIGSHIDSRSGGNTFLGAGKKTSNMAQIKDGIKVEETQADRSIGEKKPRVFTEEEPSMTELSGYNFKRQEFEIEYDNDAEQLLADMEFKDTDTKAERELKLRVLHIYSKRLDERKRRKDFILERNLLYPDPFERNLSPEEKEIYQRYKVFMRFHSKEEHRELLKSVIEEHRIVKRIQELQEARAAGCRTAAEANKFIEQKRKKEAEENAQRLKESVQAGPSGKVLLHGSPRGIVRGSTGLQPFSKESSTVLGLTTLSTLDDWDITGFIGADLLSDSVRIPSLHCCTSHRHTEKQLCSEIRILPSHYLSMLQTLSMEIMKGNISKKSDAHNLFKVEPSKVDRVYDMLVKKGIVQV; translated from the exons ATGGGTCGATCGAGGACAGTCTCTCGTCCAACTGAAGAGGATCTCAATCAAAG ATCCAAAAGGAAAAAGACTGCGTCTGGTAGTGTCGACAATGTAGAGCTTCCATCAGCAG GTCTTGGGCAAGTACCGAGTGAAGCAAAAGGGCCAGCATTGTATCATTGTAATTACTGTAACAAGGATCTTTCTGGAATGGTTCGGATTAAGTGTGCAGTTTGTCCAGATTTTGATCTTTGTGTCGAATGCTTTTCTGTTGGAGCTGAAATTACTCCTCACAAGTGCAATCATCCATACAGGGTTATG GACAATTTGTCTTTCCCACTTATTTGTCCAGACTGGAATGCGGATGAGGAGATATTGCTTCTTGAG GCGATTGAAATGTATGGATTTGGGAATTGGGCTGAAGTTGCAGAACATGTTGGAACCAAGAGCAAATCACAATGTATTGATCACTGTAATGCTATATACATGAACTCTCCTTGTTTTCCTCTCCCA GACTTGTCTCATGTTATGGGAAAGAGCAGGGAAGAGCTCCTTGCTATGGCCAAAGGGAATGGTCTAGTCAAAAAAG AGTTCACCACACATGGTGAGCTTACCCTGAAACAAGAGTCTCCTGCTGGTGCAAAAGTCAA ATATGAGACACCAAGAAAGGAAGATCCAGCTCATCAATCCTCATCTAGCTTAACTGGAG AAATAGGGTCCCATATTGATTCAAGGAGTGGTGGTAACACATTCCTAGGTGCTGGTAAAAAGACCTCCAACATGGCCCAGATTAAAGATGGCATTAAAGTAGAAG AAACTCAAGCAGACAGGAGCATTGGTGAGAAAAAGCCTAGGGTTTTCACTGAGGAGGAACCGTCTATGACTGAGCTGAGTGGCTATAATTTCAAGAGGCAGGAATTTGAGATTGAATATGATAATGATGCGGAGCAATTATTGGCAGATATGGAATTTAAGGATACTGACACCAAGGCTGAGCGTGAATTGAAGTTGCGTGTATTACATATCTACTCAAAAAG GCTTGATGAGAGGAAGCGTAGGAAGGACTTTATTTTGGAAAGAAATTTACTTTACCCTGATCCATTCGAGAGAAACCTCTCACCTGAGGAGAAGGAAATATATCAGCGTTACAAGGTGTTTATGCGCTTCCACTCGAAAGAAGAGCATCGGGAGTTGCTTAAGAGTGTCATAGAGGAACATCGGATTGTCAAAAGAATACAAGAACTTCAG GAAGCTCGAGCTGCTGGTTGCCGAACCGCTGCTGAAGCCAATAAATTTATTGAACAGAAGAGGAAAAAGGAAGCTGAAGAAAATGCCCAGAGACTGAAGGAAAGTGTACAAGCTGGTCCTAGTGGTAAAGTGTTATTGCATGGCAGTCCGAGGGGTATTGTGAGGGGCTCCACTGGTTTACAACCTTTTAGTAAAGAATCTTCAACTGTCTTAGGACTAACTACATTAAGCACTTTGGATGATTGGGATATCACTGGATTCATAGGAGCCGATTTATTGTCTGATTCTGTAAGGATACCCTCCCTACACTGTTGTACATCGCATAGACATACG GAGAAACAGCTTTGCAGTGAGATCAGAATACTGCCTTCACATTATCTCTCAATGTTGCAAACCTTATCAATGGAGATTATGAAGGGAAATATTAGCAAGAAATCTGATGCTCACAACCTGTTCAAAGTTGAACCGAGCAAGGTGGATAGGGTGTATGATATGTTGGTTAAAAAGGGGATTGTTCAAGTTTGA
- the LOC107903913 gene encoding transcriptional adapter ADA2a isoform X2, with product MGRSRTVSRPTEEDLNQRSKRKKTASGSVDNVELPSAGLGQVPSEAKGPALYHCNYCNKDLSGMVRIKCAVCPDFDLCVECFSVGAEITPHKCNHPYRVMDNLSFPLICPDWNADEEILLLEAIEMYGFGNWAEVAEHVGTKSKSQCIDHCNAIYMNSPCFPLPDLSHVMGKSREELLAMAKGNGLVKKEFTTHGELTLKQESPAGAKVKYETPRKEDPAHQSSSSLTGEIGSHIDSRSGGNTFLGAGKKTSNMAQIKDGIKVEETQADRSIGEKKPRVFTEEEPSMTELSGYNFKRQEFEIEYDNDAEQLLADMEFKDTDTKAERELKLRVLHIYSKRLDERKRRKDFILERNLLYPDPFERNLSPEEKEIYQRYKVFMRFHSKEEHRELLKSVIEEHRIVKRIQELQEARAAGCRTAAEANKFIEQKRKKEAEENAQRLKESVQAGPSGKVLLHGSPRGIVRGSTGLQPFSKESSTVLGLTTLSTLDDWDITGFIGADLLSDSEKQLCSEIRILPSHYLSMLQTLSMEIMKGNISKKSDAHNLFKVEPSKVDRVYDMLVKKGIVQV from the exons ATGGGTCGATCGAGGACAGTCTCTCGTCCAACTGAAGAGGATCTCAATCAAAG ATCCAAAAGGAAAAAGACTGCGTCTGGTAGTGTCGACAATGTAGAGCTTCCATCAGCAG GTCTTGGGCAAGTACCGAGTGAAGCAAAAGGGCCAGCATTGTATCATTGTAATTACTGTAACAAGGATCTTTCTGGAATGGTTCGGATTAAGTGTGCAGTTTGTCCAGATTTTGATCTTTGTGTCGAATGCTTTTCTGTTGGAGCTGAAATTACTCCTCACAAGTGCAATCATCCATACAGGGTTATG GACAATTTGTCTTTCCCACTTATTTGTCCAGACTGGAATGCGGATGAGGAGATATTGCTTCTTGAG GCGATTGAAATGTATGGATTTGGGAATTGGGCTGAAGTTGCAGAACATGTTGGAACCAAGAGCAAATCACAATGTATTGATCACTGTAATGCTATATACATGAACTCTCCTTGTTTTCCTCTCCCA GACTTGTCTCATGTTATGGGAAAGAGCAGGGAAGAGCTCCTTGCTATGGCCAAAGGGAATGGTCTAGTCAAAAAAG AGTTCACCACACATGGTGAGCTTACCCTGAAACAAGAGTCTCCTGCTGGTGCAAAAGTCAA ATATGAGACACCAAGAAAGGAAGATCCAGCTCATCAATCCTCATCTAGCTTAACTGGAG AAATAGGGTCCCATATTGATTCAAGGAGTGGTGGTAACACATTCCTAGGTGCTGGTAAAAAGACCTCCAACATGGCCCAGATTAAAGATGGCATTAAAGTAGAAG AAACTCAAGCAGACAGGAGCATTGGTGAGAAAAAGCCTAGGGTTTTCACTGAGGAGGAACCGTCTATGACTGAGCTGAGTGGCTATAATTTCAAGAGGCAGGAATTTGAGATTGAATATGATAATGATGCGGAGCAATTATTGGCAGATATGGAATTTAAGGATACTGACACCAAGGCTGAGCGTGAATTGAAGTTGCGTGTATTACATATCTACTCAAAAAG GCTTGATGAGAGGAAGCGTAGGAAGGACTTTATTTTGGAAAGAAATTTACTTTACCCTGATCCATTCGAGAGAAACCTCTCACCTGAGGAGAAGGAAATATATCAGCGTTACAAGGTGTTTATGCGCTTCCACTCGAAAGAAGAGCATCGGGAGTTGCTTAAGAGTGTCATAGAGGAACATCGGATTGTCAAAAGAATACAAGAACTTCAG GAAGCTCGAGCTGCTGGTTGCCGAACCGCTGCTGAAGCCAATAAATTTATTGAACAGAAGAGGAAAAAGGAAGCTGAAGAAAATGCCCAGAGACTGAAGGAAAGTGTACAAGCTGGTCCTAGTGGTAAAGTGTTATTGCATGGCAGTCCGAGGGGTATTGTGAGGGGCTCCACTGGTTTACAACCTTTTAGTAAAGAATCTTCAACTGTCTTAGGACTAACTACATTAAGCACTTTGGATGATTGGGATATCACTGGATTCATAGGAGCCGATTTATTGTCTGATTCT GAGAAACAGCTTTGCAGTGAGATCAGAATACTGCCTTCACATTATCTCTCAATGTTGCAAACCTTATCAATGGAGATTATGAAGGGAAATATTAGCAAGAAATCTGATGCTCACAACCTGTTCAAAGTTGAACCGAGCAAGGTGGATAGGGTGTATGATATGTTGGTTAAAAAGGGGATTGTTCAAGTTTGA